The following nucleotide sequence is from Campylobacter anatolicus.
TTGCCATTTGCTAGATACTCGCTTAATGCATTTAGTCCTACTTGGTCATCGTGATCAAATGGCGGAATTTTATATGCTATGGCTACCATCTGTGTTTGGCTATCTTTGTTTATGATAACTCTTTTTTCACCGTCTTGTTTTGGCTCAATGCAATGCGGTTTAGGCACTTTCTTGCTATTTTTTATCTCTTTAAATTTATCTTTTGCTAGTTCAAATGCCTCTTTTTTACTGACATCGCCACTGATTATCAAAATAGCATTTTGTGGTTGATAAAAACTGGCATGGAACTCTTTAATATCCTCAATACTCCAATTTTCAATGTCCTTTGTAAAACCAATTGGCGTCCAATGATATGGATGATAGATAAATGCATGGTTGTAAAGCCTAAAATACAAATACCCCATTGGATTGTTATCTGTCCGCCATCTACGCTCCTCATACACTACGTCTCGTTCAGGCTGAAATTCCTTATCTTTTAAACTTAAATTTGCCATAAGCTCAGCAAAAAGCTCGAGCGATTTTTCTAAATTTTTATTAGAACATTTTATGAAATAATGAGTATAGTCAAAGCCTGTACTTGCGTTATTTAGTCCACCAAAGCCCTTTGTTATCCTATCAAACTCACCAGCTTTTAAGTTTTTGCTTGATTTAAAATTTAGATGTTCTAGCATATGTGCGATTCCACTTTTGCCCATCGTCTCATTACGTGAACCGACTTTATAAAATACATCAACGCTAATGACTTTTGAGCCTTTATTTACTGGTATATGATAAATTTCAAGCCCATTTTTAAGTTTAGTTTTATTAAATTTTATCAACTTTTTGCCTTTTATTTTTTTATGTTTGCACCAATTGCTTCACTGATATTTGTGTATCCATCACGTTGCATAAGCTCTAAAATTTTTAAATTTATATCACGTGTGATACCTGGTCCTTTGAATATAAAGCTCGTAAAAATTTGCACCAAATTTGCACCCATTTTTATACGCTCATACGCCTCTTCTCCACTATTTATACCGCCACAAGTTACAAGTACTGTCTTGCCGTATAGCTCATCTGCTACTGCCTTAAATAGTTCACGTGATCTTTGTTTTATGACATTGCCACTTAGCCCACCAAAGCTTTGCAAATTTGATGAGTGAGATAGTGAGTAATCAACACTTGTATTATTAACTATCACGCCACTAGCTCCACTATTTATGGCACAAGAGCAAATTTCTATGGCATTTTTATGTGACATATCAGGAGCAATTTTAAGCAAAATAGGTTTTTTTGTAAGCGGTTTTATTCGCCCAAAAAGTTCAGTTATAAACTCGTTTTGTTGTAGATCTCTTAAATTTGGCGTGTTTGGCGATGATAAATTTATTACAAATACATCACAAATATCGCTAAAATCACGCACTAAACTTTCGTAATCATCTATAGCGTTCTCATTTGGAGTGAGCTTATTTTTGCCGATATTTGCCCAAAGTGGCACGACATATGGATAGATTTTACTCACGCGAGATTTGATTTTTACGCTACCTTCGTTGTTAAACCCCATCGCATTTTGGATGCTTTCTTCGTCAATGAGTCTAAAAAGTCGTGGCTTTTCGTTACCATTTTGTGGTTTTGGCGTAAAAGTCCCAAACTCAAGGTGCCCAAAGCCCAAAGCGGTCATAAATGGTATCATTGTAGCATTTTTATCAAAGCCGCCACCTATGCCAACTGGGTTGTTATATATTCCACCAAGGATATTTTGCTGAAGTTTCGCATCGTTTATCACGCATTTGTTTGCGACAAAGCTGAGACTGCCTGGCATTATTTTATTAATTCCAGCCATACCAATCTCTGCGATTTTATGTGCTGTTTCAGGGTCAAACTTAAAAAATATCTTTTTTAGCGTCTCATAATCAAACATTAATAAACCCTTTTTTGTATATAAAATTTTGCGTAATTGTATCAAAAATCGCCTTAAACTAATGCTTTACCTTTAAGCTTTGCATAAATTTCACAATTTTTTTCAAGATTTTCGTCACTGTCAAATCCAACTATCTCTCCACCGCTTAAAACCGCTATTTTATCAGCATTTTGTACGGTGCTTAGGCGGTGAGCGATGACAAATATGATCTTATCTTTGCGAAGACTCTCAATCGCTTGTGAGATCTGCTTCTCGCTCTCATTATCAAGTGCTGATGTCGCTTCATCAAAGATTAAAATTTGTGGGTCTGAGTATAATGCTCTAGCGATGGCTATGCGTTGCCTTTGTCCGCCTGAAAGATTTGTACCAAACTCGTTTAAAACACTATTTATACCGTATTTAAGAGAAGTTATAAACTCATAGCCATTTGCCATTTTTAAGGCTTTTATGACCGCTTCTTCACTATATTCACGCCCATAGGCTACGTTTTTGGCGATTGTATCGTTAAATATATAAACTCGTTGCGTTACAAGTCCGATGTTTTGGCGTAAAGAACTAAGCGTAAAGTCTTTTAAATTTATGCCATTTATCTCTATTTTACCATCACTAACATCGTAAAATCTCATAAGCAAATTCATCATTGAGCTTTTGCCACCACCGCTTGAGCCTACAAGTGCGATAAGCTGGGATTTGTGAGCTTTTAAATTTACCCCCTTTAATACATCTTTTTTATCATCGTAATTTAATCTAACATTTTTAAATTCTATTAAATCTATTGTCTCTTTTAACTCATTTTTACCGCTTATTATCTCACTTTGCATATCCATTATTGCAAATGTCCGCTCACTTGCTGCTACCGCATCTTGCATACGACTGTATATATTTACGACTCGTTTTAGTGGAGTGTAGAGCATAAAGAGTGCCGTTAAAAATGAGAAAAACGCCCCCATACTCATACTGTCATCAATAACCTCTTTGCCACCTATAATGATAACCGCTGCTACTCCGAGTGAGCCGATACTCTCCATT
It contains:
- a CDS encoding M16 family metallopeptidase, with the translated sequence MIKFNKTKLKNGLEIYHIPVNKGSKVISVDVFYKVGSRNETMGKSGIAHMLEHLNFKSSKNLKAGEFDRITKGFGGLNNASTGFDYTHYFIKCSNKNLEKSLELFAELMANLSLKDKEFQPERDVVYEERRWRTDNNPMGYLYFRLYNHAFIYHPYHWTPIGFTKDIENWSIEDIKEFHASFYQPQNAILIISGDVSKKEAFELAKDKFKEIKNSKKVPKPHCIEPKQDGEKRVIINKDSQTQMVAIAYKIPPFDHDDQVGLNALSEYLANGKSSILQQVLIDKLQLVSQIYAYNMPSIDENLFIFLAECNPGVAAEDVEKQIHKIIDSIKSEPISDDDITKVKNLIKTDFIYSFDSASRVANLYGSYLARGSIEPLFKFEKNIDTIDAKMLQKMAKKYFIKAHQTTIILRKEEA
- a CDS encoding quinone-dependent dihydroorotate dehydrogenase, with the protein product MFDYETLKKIFFKFDPETAHKIAEIGMAGINKIMPGSLSFVANKCVINDAKLQQNILGGIYNNPVGIGGGFDKNATMIPFMTALGFGHLEFGTFTPKPQNGNEKPRLFRLIDEESIQNAMGFNNEGSVKIKSRVSKIYPYVVPLWANIGKNKLTPNENAIDDYESLVRDFSDICDVFVINLSSPNTPNLRDLQQNEFITELFGRIKPLTKKPILLKIAPDMSHKNAIEICSCAINSGASGVIVNNTSVDYSLSHSSNLQSFGGLSGNVIKQRSRELFKAVADELYGKTVLVTCGGINSGEEAYERIKMGANLVQIFTSFIFKGPGITRDINLKILELMQRDGYTNISEAIGANIKK
- a CDS encoding ABC transporter ATP-binding protein, which gives rise to MSEYPQIKNDKIGLKTQNLGLKGVLKRFVPFFKDYIPQFIIVIIGMLLASGGTAGTAYLVEPVLNKIFVEKNETLLYILPYAIVIIYVLKGLGTFLQAYFTAYIGQDTIRRFREDMLKNLLNLDMKFFNEFRTGELISRSINDIERIRSIVSNMIPELVREAITIVALLGVVIYQSPKLAFFALVIMPIAIYPISRLAKKIKKISRQSQEKTSDITSVLSEIFTNIEIIKANNAQQYEHERFVGENNKFFRLNLKNTKIEQLISPLMESIGSLGVAAVIIIGGKEVIDDSMSMGAFFSFLTALFMLYTPLKRVVNIYSRMQDAVAASERTFAIMDMQSEIISGKNELKETIDLIEFKNVRLNYDDKKDVLKGVNLKAHKSQLIALVGSSGGGKSSMMNLLMRFYDVSDGKIEINGINLKDFTLSSLRQNIGLVTQRVYIFNDTIAKNVAYGREYSEEAVIKALKMANGYEFITSLKYGINSVLNEFGTNLSGGQRQRIAIARALYSDPQILIFDEATSALDNESEKQISQAIESLRKDKIIFVIAHRLSTVQNADKIAVLSGGEIVGFDSDENLEKNCEIYAKLKGKALV